Within the Rhizobium favelukesii genome, the region CTCTTCGAGCGTGATCCGGCGGCCGATCAGCTTCTGCGGCGCGATCTTGCCTGACGTCAGCATCGACAGCATCGCATCGTAGCGCCAGGCCTGCATGCCATGGCTGCCGTAGATCTCCAGCTCGTGGCCGATCACCTGCGCCATCGGGATCTGCGGTGCCGCATATTCGCCGAGCATCAGGCCGACCTGCACATGCCGTCCGCGGCGGCGCAGATTCTTGATCGAGTTGAAGCAGGTCACGGGGTGGCCGAGCGCGTCAATCGAGACGTGCGCGCCGCCCTTGGTGATTTCACGCACCGCTTCCGCCACATCGGCTACGCTGCTTGCGTTGATCGTCGCCACCGCACCGCATTCGCGGGCGAAGGCAAGCTTCTCGTCGGAAAGATCGATGCCGACCGCGTTCGCTCCGAGCGCCGTCGCGATCATGATTGCCGAAAGGCCGACGCCGCCGCAGCCGTGCACGGCGATCCACTCTCCGGGGCCGGTGCGCGCGTGATCGACGACGGCGCGAAACGATGTCGCAAAGCGGCAGCCGAGGCTTGCCGCCGTCGCGTCGTCGATACTATCAGGCAGATGGACGAGGTTGGTATCGGCATAGTCGATCGCCACGTATTCCGCGAACGAGCCCCAATGCGTGAAGC harbors:
- a CDS encoding zinc-dependent alcohol dehydrogenase family protein, producing MKAMFYDAFEKAPEIRTLPDPTPSEDGVVIAVGATGLCRSDWHGWMGHDPDIKLPHVPGHELAGKVVATGKGVMRFKIGDRVTVPFVSGCGHCSECHSGNQQVCPNQFQPGFTHWGSFAEYVAIDYADTNLVHLPDSIDDATAASLGCRFATSFRAVVDHARTGPGEWIAVHGCGGVGLSAIMIATALGANAVGIDLSDEKLAFARECGAVATINASSVADVAEAVREITKGGAHVSIDALGHPVTCFNSIKNLRRRGRHVQVGLMLGEYAAPQIPMAQVIGHELEIYGSHGMQAWRYDAMLSMLTSGKIAPQKLIGRRITLEEAIPGLMTLDRAEGIGISVITQF